A genome region from Euphorbia lathyris chromosome 4, ddEupLath1.1, whole genome shotgun sequence includes the following:
- the LOC136225713 gene encoding transmembrane emp24 domain-containing protein p24delta3-like, with protein sequence MGLNANMRMELVVQLLLTLWIWGNIRMSEGIWLTLPATGTKCVSEELHSNVVVLGDYVVVSDDHSTLPTISIKVTSPYGNNLHQQENVTHGQFAFTSQESGNYLACFWVTSHSSPSGDVSINIDWKTGIAAKDWETVARKEKLEGVELELRKLEGAVEAIHENLMYLRTREAELRSVSETTNSRVAWYSIISLAVCIVVSVLQLWYLKNFFQKKKLI encoded by the exons ATGGGGCTAAATGCTAACATGCGCATGGAGCTGGTGGTGCAATTGCTGTTAACGCTGTGGATTTGGGGAAATATTCGAATGAGCGAAGGGATATGGTTAACTCTACCGGCGACGGGGACAAAGTGCGTTTCCGAGGAACTCCATTCCAATGTTGTCGTTTTAGGTGACTACGTTGTCGTTTCCGATGATCACTCTACCCTCCCCACCATCTCTATCAAG GTAACTTCACCATATGGGAACAATCTTCACCAGCAGGAAAATGTGACACATGGTCAATTTGCATTCACAAGTCAAGAGTCTGGCAACTATCTGGCATGCTTTTGGGTGACTAGCCATAGTTCACCAAGTGGAGATGTAAGTATTAACATTGATTGGAAAACTGGAATTGCAGCTAAAGATTGGGAAACAGTTGCAAGAAAAGAGAAGCTTGAG GGCGTCGAACTTGAGCTGAGGAAACTGGAGGGAGCAGTGGAAGCCATACATGAGAATCTAATGTATCTCAGAACCAG AGAAGCGGAGTTGAGGAGTGTGAGTGAGACGACAAATTCTAGAGTAGCGTGGTACAGTATAATTTCATTGGCCGTCTGCATAGTGGTCTCAGTTCTGCAGTTATGGTACTTGAAGAATTTCTTCCAAAAGAAGAAGCTTATATAG